The proteins below come from a single Sphingomicrobium sediminis genomic window:
- a CDS encoding cation:proton antiporter, whose protein sequence is MAGELDIEGLGNALVILGAAGIVIPTFARFKINPVIGFILVGIAAGPFALGAMSDEIRWLRHFTIDDPEAIQPFADFGVILLLFAIGLELSFKRLWALRKMVFGIGAAELLVIASIFGAVLLFVFGWETKSAAALGLALAMSSTALVLPISGTKSPVGKAALAMLLFEDVALVPMLFVFGTVGGADVAGLQQVALSGGLAVIAILVVGRIALSPLLAQAARTKSPEGFFAISLLTVILAAVATSAAGVSPILGALIAGMIIAETEYHSEVDVVIAPLKGLGLGIFLISIGMLINIGEVAQQWPLLLGGLLGVLVVKAVVTGVLLRIAGARRGVSAETGIMMASPSETTLILLGAAGTAGVLSMETVSFWSAATALGLTITPFLADLGRFAGRRVEREEMAAEMDSNETANRTIIFGFGRVGELIAQMLTEHQRPYLAIDSDIDSVRRARDSGYEVLYGDVSRAELIERLDLHLADALVLTMDDPVLTARLTKQVRDHFPDLPIIARARDSEHAAKLYKAGVTDAVPEALEASLQLSEAVLVDIGLAMGPVIASIHQKRSDMRDEIQKEGGLEMSPSLGKRRD, encoded by the coding sequence ATGGCGGGCGAACTCGACATTGAAGGCCTTGGCAACGCGCTGGTGATTCTCGGCGCTGCAGGGATTGTCATTCCCACCTTCGCGCGCTTCAAAATCAACCCGGTTATCGGCTTCATCCTAGTCGGGATTGCTGCAGGCCCCTTCGCGCTCGGCGCGATGAGCGACGAGATTCGCTGGCTACGGCATTTCACCATCGATGATCCCGAGGCGATCCAGCCATTCGCCGATTTCGGCGTGATCCTGCTGCTGTTCGCCATCGGACTTGAACTCAGCTTCAAGCGTCTTTGGGCGCTGCGGAAAATGGTGTTCGGCATCGGCGCGGCCGAATTGCTTGTCATTGCGAGCATTTTCGGTGCGGTTTTGTTGTTTGTTTTCGGCTGGGAAACCAAGAGTGCCGCGGCGCTGGGCCTCGCGCTCGCCATGAGTTCGACCGCCCTGGTTTTGCCCATTTCGGGCACCAAGAGCCCGGTCGGCAAGGCCGCCCTCGCCATGCTGCTGTTCGAGGATGTGGCGCTGGTCCCGATGCTGTTCGTGTTCGGTACGGTGGGCGGCGCGGATGTCGCGGGCTTGCAGCAAGTTGCGCTGAGTGGCGGGCTGGCGGTGATCGCGATCCTTGTGGTCGGGCGGATTGCGTTGTCTCCCCTGCTCGCCCAAGCCGCGCGCACGAAATCGCCCGAAGGCTTTTTCGCGATTTCGCTGCTGACCGTGATCTTGGCGGCGGTAGCGACATCCGCGGCGGGCGTGTCGCCGATCCTCGGCGCGCTGATTGCCGGCATGATCATCGCCGAGACCGAATATCATAGCGAAGTCGACGTCGTTATCGCGCCGTTGAAAGGGCTTGGGCTCGGCATCTTCCTCATCTCGATCGGCATGCTGATCAATATTGGCGAGGTCGCGCAACAATGGCCCCTGCTCCTCGGCGGGCTGCTCGGTGTTTTGGTGGTGAAGGCCGTTGTTACCGGCGTCCTCCTGCGCATTGCCGGGGCGCGGCGCGGCGTATCGGCGGAAACCGGCATCATGATGGCGAGCCCATCGGAAACAACCCTGATCCTGCTGGGCGCTGCCGGGACGGCGGGCGTGCTGAGCATGGAGACGGTAAGTTTCTGGTCTGCAGCGACCGCACTTGGCCTTACCATCACGCCCTTCCTTGCCGACCTTGGCCGCTTCGCCGGTCGTCGGGTGGAGCGCGAGGAGATGGCCGCAGAAATGGATTCAAACGAAACCGCCAACCGGACGATCATCTTTGGCTTTGGTCGTGTTGGCGAACTGATCGCGCAGATGCTAACCGAGCATCAACGCCCCTATCTCGCCATCGACAGCGACATCGATAGCGTTCGCCGGGCGCGCGATAGCGGTTATGAAGTGCTTTATGGCGACGTCTCGCGCGCCGAATTGATCGAGCGACTGGACCTGCACCTTGCCGACGCGCTGGTGTTGACGATGGACGATCCGGTGCTGACCGCGCGCCTGACCAAGCAGGTGCGCGATCATTTTCCGGACCTGCCGATTATCGCCCGCGCCCGCGACAGCGAACATGCGGCAAAGCTCTACAAGGCGGGTGTAACGGACGCGGTGCCCGAGGCGTTGGAAGCCTCGCTCCAGCTTTCCGAGGCCGTATTGGTCGATATCGGGCTTGCCATGGGCCCGGTCATTGCCAGCATTCACCAGAAACGCAGCGACATGCGCGACGAGATCCAGAAAGAAGGCGGGCTCGAGATGAGCCCCAGCCTCGGCAAGCGACGCGATTAG
- the rpsB gene encoding 30S ribosomal protein S2 gives MAAPVVTMQQLLEAGTHFGHQTHRWNPRMKPYIFGARNGVHIIDLSQTVPLFARALDFVQQTVQRGGKVLFVGTKRQASEAVAEAAASCGQHYVNHRWLGGMLTNWKTISNSIKRLKSLEEKLSGDTAGFTKKEVLQLTRERDKLEKSLGGIRDMGGLPDVMFVIDTNKEELAIKEANVLGIPVIAILDSNSDPNGIAFPVPGNDDASRAIRLYGDAIAAAVNEGRGQGQADAGVDIGAMENPPAEAATA, from the coding sequence ATGGCGGCACCTGTCGTCACGATGCAGCAATTGCTTGAGGCCGGCACGCATTTCGGCCACCAGACCCACCGTTGGAACCCGCGCATGAAGCCGTACATTTTCGGCGCGCGTAACGGTGTCCACATCATCGACCTTTCGCAGACCGTTCCGCTGTTCGCGCGTGCGCTCGACTTCGTGCAGCAGACCGTCCAGCGCGGCGGCAAGGTGCTGTTCGTCGGCACCAAGCGCCAGGCGTCGGAAGCGGTTGCCGAAGCTGCGGCTTCGTGCGGCCAGCACTATGTCAACCATCGCTGGCTCGGCGGCATGCTGACCAACTGGAAGACCATTTCGAACTCGATCAAGCGCCTCAAGAGCCTTGAAGAGAAGCTGTCGGGCGACACTGCCGGCTTCACCAAGAAGGAAGTCCTCCAGCTGACCCGCGAACGCGACAAGCTCGAGAAGAGCCTTGGCGGTATCCGCGACATGGGCGGCCTGCCGGACGTCATGTTCGTCATCGACACCAACAAGGAAGAGCTGGCCATCAAGGAAGCCAACGTGCTTGGCATCCCGGTCATCGCGATCCTCGATTCGAACTCGGATCCGAACGGCATCGCCTTCCCGGTCCCGGGTAACGACGACGCCAGCCGCGCCATCCGTCTTTACGGCGATGCCATCGCTGCTGCGGTCAACGAGGGCCGTGGCCAGGGCCAGGCCGACGCGGGTGTCGACATCGGCGCAATGGAAAACCCGCCGGCGGAAGCCGCGACGGCGTAA
- a CDS encoding phosphatidylserine decarboxylase, with protein sequence MAEIEKPDSHVTAVKWRFPDVHPEGRKFVLISGFITFLAFLLLPNGWLSEIFQWALVIITIWVAAFFRDPVRTSPADPDLVIAPADGLVTMIKEVAPPPELAGEGLLPAGNYTRVSIFMSVFDVHINRSPIAGRVTKIAYVPGKFVNADLDKASEDNERNHILVERHDGVKIGFTQIAGLVARRILTDVKEGDVIDKGERVGLIRFGSRVDVYLPEGTGSNILLGQRTIAGETVIAKLGTTPALEGNSQ encoded by the coding sequence ATGGCAGAGATTGAAAAACCCGACAGTCATGTGACCGCGGTCAAGTGGCGCTTTCCCGACGTACATCCCGAAGGACGCAAGTTCGTCCTGATTTCGGGTTTCATCACCTTCCTGGCTTTCTTGCTGCTGCCCAACGGGTGGTTGTCGGAAATCTTCCAGTGGGCGTTGGTGATCATCACGATCTGGGTCGCGGCCTTCTTTCGCGATCCGGTGCGCACGAGCCCGGCCGACCCCGACCTCGTCATCGCGCCTGCCGACGGCCTGGTGACGATGATCAAAGAGGTCGCGCCGCCGCCCGAACTGGCCGGCGAGGGACTGCTGCCGGCGGGCAACTATACCCGCGTGTCGATTTTCATGAGTGTCTTCGATGTGCACATCAATCGTTCGCCGATTGCCGGGCGGGTCACCAAGATCGCCTATGTGCCGGGCAAGTTTGTCAACGCCGACCTCGACAAGGCGAGCGAGGATAATGAGCGAAACCATATCCTCGTCGAGCGCCATGACGGCGTGAAAATCGGTTTCACCCAGATTGCCGGCCTGGTGGCACGGCGCATCCTCACCGATGTCAAGGAAGGCGACGTGATCGACAAGGGCGAGCGCGTCGGCCTCATCCGCTTCGGCAGCCGCGTCGATGTGTATCTTCCCGAAGGCACGGGCTCGAACATCCTGCTCGGCCAGCGCACGATCGCTGGCGAGACGGTGATCGCCAAGCTCGGTACGACGCCGGCGCTGGAGGGCAATAGCCAGTGA
- a CDS encoding bifunctional GNAT family N-acetyltransferase/carbon-nitrogen hydrolase family protein has product MKQKAKARLEVRQASLSDIPGIVDLAARAYKDFVPYTAGEIRGQINNYPRGAFVAVLDDNIVGYCATMRISESIALSKHSWREITGGGFGSRHDPTGDWLYGYEMVVDAKARGTRIGRRLYEERRKLAEELELTGIAFGGRMPSYRRNRKKVTGPQDYIDKVVEGEIHDPVIRFQLANGFEPIGVLKQYLREDTRSMGHAAHMVWRNPYVDRDQPRKFRLPRGVESVRIATCQLQARAVKDFEEFIDNVRYFVEVAADYESDFVLFPELFTLMLLSPEEKELKPKDAITKLSEFTPRIRDCLSEMAMRYNINIIGGSHPTRTADGDIQNVAFVCLRDGAVHEQEKIHPTPNERYWWNIKGGDTIDTIPTDCGPIGVLICYDSEFPELARRLVDEGARIIFVPFCTDSRQGYLRVRYCAQARAIENQCFMVMSGNVGNLPNVHNMDIQYAQSCILTPCDFPFARDGIAAEATENVETLTISDVNLADLSWARAEGTVRNLADRRFDLYDIKWDVGEPHDKERPRAEPIGPGTPGGG; this is encoded by the coding sequence GTGAAGCAGAAAGCCAAAGCACGTCTGGAAGTCCGGCAGGCCAGCCTGTCGGACATTCCGGGCATCGTAGACCTGGCGGCGCGCGCCTATAAGGATTTCGTCCCTTATACGGCGGGCGAGATCCGCGGGCAGATCAACAATTATCCACGCGGCGCCTTTGTCGCAGTGCTCGACGACAATATCGTCGGCTATTGCGCGACCATGCGCATTAGCGAGAGCATCGCGCTTTCCAAGCATAGCTGGCGCGAAATTACCGGCGGCGGCTTTGGGTCACGCCACGACCCCACCGGTGATTGGCTGTACGGCTATGAAATGGTCGTCGACGCGAAGGCGCGCGGTACCCGCATCGGGCGGCGGCTTTATGAAGAACGCCGCAAGCTCGCTGAAGAGCTGGAGCTGACCGGCATCGCCTTTGGCGGCCGGATGCCCAGCTACCGCCGCAATCGCAAGAAGGTGACCGGCCCGCAGGACTATATCGACAAGGTGGTCGAGGGCGAAATCCACGATCCCGTCATCCGCTTCCAGCTCGCCAACGGCTTCGAGCCGATCGGCGTTCTCAAACAATATCTGCGCGAAGATACGCGCAGCATGGGCCATGCCGCGCACATGGTCTGGCGCAATCCCTATGTGGACCGCGACCAGCCCCGCAAATTCCGCCTACCCCGCGGCGTCGAAAGCGTCCGCATCGCGACCTGCCAGTTACAGGCACGCGCTGTGAAGGACTTCGAAGAATTCATTGATAATGTTCGGTATTTTGTCGAGGTCGCGGCGGATTACGAGAGCGATTTTGTTCTCTTCCCCGAACTCTTCACCCTGATGCTGCTGAGCCCTGAAGAGAAGGAGCTCAAGCCCAAGGACGCCATCACCAAGCTATCCGAATTTACCCCGCGCATCCGCGACTGCCTGTCGGAGATGGCGATGCGCTACAACATCAACATTATCGGCGGATCGCACCCCACGCGCACCGCCGACGGCGACATTCAAAATGTCGCCTTCGTGTGCCTTCGCGATGGCGCGGTGCACGAGCAGGAGAAAATCCACCCCACGCCTAACGAGCGTTACTGGTGGAATATCAAGGGCGGCGACACGATCGACACCATTCCGACCGACTGCGGCCCGATAGGCGTGCTGATCTGCTATGACAGCGAATTTCCCGAACTCGCCCGTCGCCTCGTCGACGAAGGCGCGCGGATCATCTTCGTCCCCTTCTGCACCGACAGCCGCCAGGGCTATCTTCGGGTGCGCTATTGCGCGCAGGCCCGGGCCATCGAAAACCAGTGCTTCATGGTGATGAGCGGCAATGTCGGCAATTTGCCCAACGTCCACAACATGGATATCCAATATGCGCAAAGCTGTATCCTGACGCCCTGCGACTTCCCCTTTGCTCGCGACGGCATTGCCGCCGAGGCGACCGAGAATGTCGAGACGCTGACGATCAGCGACGTCAATCTTGCGGATCTCAGCTGGGCTCGCGCTGAAGGTACGGTGCGAAACCTCGCCGACCGCCGCTTCGACCTCTACGACATCAAGTGGGACGTTGGCGAACCGCATGACAAGGAGCGTCCCCGCGCCGAACCGATCGGCCCCGGCACACCTGGCGGCGGTTAA
- a CDS encoding CDP-alcohol phosphatidyltransferase family protein: MRGLPFRAVVPNAITAMVLCLGLTGVRFAIDGRFDVAIYAIVGAGVLDGLDGRIARLLKASTRFGAELDSLADNIAFGVSPALILFLWSLNEAPRFGWIASLALAVCCALRLARFNAQIDADDQPHKSAGFLTGVPAPTGAGLAFVPMYLAFVFEEPQFQAWYIVMPWVLFIALLMISSVATFSWSSVRVRRSWRLPALAGIGLLAAALLTMTFEALLLISAVYLGLLAFSMAAYRRVKQRRRAAAAD, translated from the coding sequence ATGCGCGGATTGCCGTTTCGGGCCGTCGTGCCCAATGCGATCACGGCGATGGTGCTTTGCCTTGGCCTTACCGGGGTGCGCTTTGCGATCGATGGCCGCTTCGATGTCGCCATCTACGCGATCGTCGGGGCAGGGGTACTGGACGGCTTGGACGGCCGTATCGCGCGCCTCCTCAAGGCCTCGACGCGTTTCGGTGCAGAGCTGGATAGCCTCGCCGACAATATCGCGTTTGGCGTGTCGCCTGCGCTGATCCTGTTTCTTTGGTCTTTGAACGAAGCGCCGCGCTTCGGGTGGATCGCCAGCCTGGCGCTCGCCGTATGCTGCGCGCTCCGTCTCGCGCGTTTCAATGCGCAAATCGATGCCGATGACCAGCCGCACAAGTCGGCGGGCTTCCTGACCGGTGTTCCGGCGCCGACGGGGGCAGGGCTCGCTTTTGTGCCGATGTATCTGGCGTTCGTGTTCGAAGAGCCGCAATTCCAGGCCTGGTATATCGTCATGCCCTGGGTGCTGTTCATTGCCCTGCTGATGATCAGCTCGGTCGCGACCTTCAGTTGGAGTTCTGTGCGGGTGCGCCGCTCGTGGCGCCTGCCGGCACTGGCGGGCATCGGCCTGTTGGCCGCGGCATTGCTGACGATGACGTTCGAAGCTTTGTTGCTGATCAGCGCCGTCTATCTCGGCCTGCTGGCCTTCAGCATGGCCGCCTATCGCCGGGTCAAGCAGCGGCGGCGAGCGGCTGCGGCCGACTGA
- the tsf gene encoding translation elongation factor Ts, with product MAITAAQVKELRDRTNAGMMDCKKALGETDGDMEAAVDWLRTKGLAAAAKKSGRTAAEGLVGVAVDGTKGAVVEVNSETDFVAKNDTFQAFVKDVAGLALEAEGDIEKLSGMSYPGADGTVADRLTDNIATIGENQSLRRTSVLSVEKGAVVSYVHNAAAPNLGKIGVLVALESEAGEEALMTLGKQIAMHIAAANPLALTADDLDPEMIAREREIAKVKAMESGKPENIAEKMVEGSIKKFAKENALLSQLFVMDNKTPVADVVAAAGKEAGTAITLKGYERFQLGEGIEKEESDFAAEVAAAAGA from the coding sequence ATGGCGATCACTGCCGCCCAGGTGAAAGAACTGCGCGACCGCACCAATGCGGGCATGATGGACTGCAAGAAGGCGCTCGGCGAAACCGACGGCGACATGGAAGCTGCGGTCGACTGGCTGCGCACCAAGGGTCTTGCCGCCGCTGCCAAGAAGTCGGGCCGTACCGCTGCCGAAGGTCTCGTCGGCGTTGCCGTCGATGGCACCAAGGGCGCGGTCGTCGAGGTCAACTCGGAAACCGACTTCGTTGCCAAGAATGACACGTTCCAGGCCTTCGTGAAGGACGTTGCCGGTCTCGCGCTCGAAGCCGAGGGCGACATCGAGAAGCTTTCGGGCATGAGCTATCCGGGTGCCGACGGCACCGTTGCGGATCGCCTGACCGACAATATCGCCACCATCGGCGAGAACCAGTCGCTGCGTCGCACCTCGGTTCTGTCGGTCGAGAAGGGCGCCGTCGTCAGCTACGTCCACAACGCCGCTGCGCCGAACCTCGGCAAGATCGGCGTGCTGGTCGCGCTGGAAAGCGAAGCCGGTGAAGAAGCGCTCATGACGCTCGGCAAGCAGATCGCGATGCACATCGCCGCTGCCAACCCGCTGGCGCTGACCGCTGACGACCTCGACCCCGAGATGATCGCGCGCGAGCGTGAGATCGCCAAGGTCAAGGCCATGGAATCGGGCAAGCCCGAGAACATCGCCGAGAAGATGGTCGAAGGTTCGATCAAGAAGTTCGCCAAGGAAAATGCCCTGCTTTCGCAGCTGTTCGTGATGGACAACAAGACGCCGGTCGCCGACGTCGTTGCCGCCGCGGGCAAGGAAGCCGGCACCGCCATCACGCTGAAGGGCTATGAGCGCTTCCAGCTGGGCGAAGGCATCGAAAAGGAAGAATCGGACTTCGCTGCCGAAGTGGCTGCTGCTGCCGGCGCGTAA
- the alaS gene encoding alanine--tRNA ligase, with amino-acid sequence MTSTNDIRRSFLDYFEGQGHERVQSAPLVPHNDPTLMFVNAGMVPFKNVFTGLEKRDYSTATSSQKCVRAGGKHNDLDNVGYTARHHTFFEMLGNFSFGDYFKEEAITHAWTLLTKEWGLPTDKLTATVYHTDDEAFDLWRKISGLPEERIIRIATKDNFWAMGSDGPCGPCSEIFYDHGDHIEGGPPGSPNEDGDRFVEIWNLVFMQFTQANDEVVGDLPKPSIDTGMGLERIAAVMQGVHDNYDIDLFKALIAASQELTKTGSDGESGVSHRVIADHLRSSSFLIADGVLPANEGRGYVLRRIMRRAMRHAHLLGSSDPLMHRLVPELVSEMGGAFPELVRAQPLIEATLEQEEVRFRKTLANGLKLLDEAKKDMDEGAKLPGETAFKLYDTYGFPYDLTEDALRREGLEVDRDGFDAAMAKQKEAARAAWKGSGEQASDEVWFDLADQHGATEFIGYTSTSGEGVVQAIVRDGQPVDAAGEGDSVSILLNQTPFYGESGGQVGDAGQLSTNDGFLAIVEDTAKPLGKLHALQAKIAKGGVKVGDTVHQDVDVDRRDRTRANHSATHLVHAALRNILGGHVTQKGSLVAPDKLRFDFSHPNALTPDEIKAIEAEVNDEIRANETVGTRLMTPDDAVEAGALALFGEKYGDEVRVLSMGRTTDKTYSVELCGGTHVRATGDIQLFKITSESAVSSGVRRIEALTGEAARQWLLDRDAKLRAAAGALKASPDEVPERIAALVDNARKLEKELADAKKALAMGGGGQADAGPEEVAGRKFLGKVVEGLEPKALRPTIDEMKGQLGSGIAALVAVNDGRASVAVGVTDDLTGDVSAVDLVRAAVEKLGGKGGGGRPDMAQGGGPDGDAADDALSALKDALSSVSA; translated from the coding sequence ATGACTTCGACCAACGATATTCGCCGCAGCTTCCTCGATTATTTCGAAGGCCAGGGCCACGAACGGGTGCAGAGTGCGCCGCTGGTGCCGCATAACGACCCCACGCTGATGTTCGTCAATGCGGGCATGGTGCCGTTCAAGAACGTCTTCACGGGGCTTGAGAAGCGCGATTATTCGACCGCGACCAGCAGCCAGAAGTGCGTGCGGGCCGGCGGCAAGCATAATGACCTCGACAATGTCGGTTATACCGCGCGCCACCACACCTTTTTCGAGATGCTGGGGAATTTCAGCTTCGGCGATTATTTCAAGGAAGAGGCGATCACCCACGCCTGGACCCTGCTCACCAAGGAGTGGGGCTTGCCAACCGACAAGCTGACCGCGACCGTCTATCACACGGACGACGAGGCATTCGACCTATGGCGCAAGATTTCGGGCCTGCCCGAAGAGCGTATCATCCGCATTGCGACCAAGGACAATTTCTGGGCGATGGGATCGGACGGGCCGTGTGGTCCGTGCAGCGAGATTTTCTACGACCATGGCGACCATATCGAGGGCGGGCCCCCGGGCAGCCCCAATGAGGATGGCGACCGCTTTGTCGAAATCTGGAACCTCGTCTTCATGCAGTTCACCCAGGCCAATGACGAGGTCGTCGGCGACCTGCCCAAACCCTCGATCGACACCGGCATGGGCCTTGAGCGCATCGCCGCGGTCATGCAGGGAGTACACGACAATTACGATATCGACCTTTTCAAGGCGCTGATCGCAGCCTCGCAAGAGCTGACCAAGACCGGCTCCGACGGCGAGAGCGGCGTGTCGCATCGCGTCATCGCCGACCACCTTCGCTCGTCCAGCTTCTTGATTGCCGACGGCGTGCTGCCGGCCAATGAAGGGCGCGGTTATGTGCTGCGCCGGATCATGCGCCGTGCCATGCGTCACGCGCATCTTCTGGGTTCGAGCGACCCGCTGATGCACCGTCTGGTACCCGAGCTGGTGAGCGAGATGGGCGGGGCCTTCCCGGAACTCGTTCGCGCTCAGCCGCTGATCGAAGCGACGCTGGAGCAGGAGGAAGTCCGCTTCCGCAAAACGCTCGCCAATGGGTTGAAGCTGCTCGACGAAGCCAAGAAGGACATGGACGAGGGCGCGAAGCTGCCCGGCGAGACCGCCTTCAAGCTCTACGACACGTACGGCTTCCCTTACGACCTTACCGAGGACGCGCTGCGCCGCGAGGGACTGGAGGTCGACCGAGACGGTTTCGATGCCGCGATGGCCAAGCAGAAAGAAGCCGCGCGCGCCGCGTGGAAAGGCTCGGGCGAACAGGCCTCCGACGAAGTCTGGTTCGACCTTGCCGACCAGCATGGCGCCACCGAATTCATCGGCTACACGTCGACGAGCGGCGAGGGAGTTGTCCAGGCAATCGTCAGGGATGGCCAGCCGGTCGATGCAGCGGGCGAGGGCGACAGCGTTTCGATCCTGCTCAACCAGACGCCATTCTATGGCGAAAGCGGCGGACAGGTCGGCGATGCCGGCCAGCTCAGCACCAATGACGGCTTCCTCGCCATCGTCGAGGATACTGCCAAGCCTCTGGGCAAACTGCACGCGCTGCAGGCCAAGATTGCCAAGGGCGGCGTGAAAGTCGGCGACACGGTGCATCAAGATGTCGATGTTGACCGCCGCGATCGCACGCGCGCCAATCATAGCGCGACGCACCTCGTCCATGCCGCGCTGCGCAATATCCTCGGCGGCCACGTCACGCAGAAGGGCAGCCTCGTCGCGCCCGACAAGCTGCGCTTCGACTTTTCGCATCCCAACGCGCTGACGCCCGATGAGATCAAGGCCATCGAGGCCGAGGTGAATGACGAAATCCGTGCCAACGAGACGGTCGGCACGCGCCTGATGACGCCCGACGATGCGGTCGAGGCCGGTGCGCTGGCCCTCTTCGGCGAAAAATATGGCGACGAGGTCCGCGTCCTCTCGATGGGCCGCACTACCGACAAGACCTACTCGGTCGAACTGTGCGGCGGCACCCATGTACGCGCCACCGGCGACATCCAGCTGTTCAAGATCACTTCAGAAAGCGCGGTGTCTTCGGGCGTGCGCCGGATCGAAGCGCTGACGGGTGAAGCGGCGCGGCAATGGCTGCTCGACCGCGATGCCAAGCTGCGTGCTGCGGCCGGTGCACTCAAGGCCTCGCCCGACGAAGTGCCCGAGCGGATCGCGGCTTTGGTCGACAATGCGCGCAAGCTCGAAAAGGAGCTGGCCGATGCCAAGAAGGCGCTCGCCATGGGCGGCGGCGGTCAGGCGGATGCTGGCCCGGAAGAGGTCGCTGGCAGGAAATTCCTCGGCAAGGTTGTCGAAGGGCTCGAGCCCAAGGCGCTCCGCCCGACCATCGATGAGATGAAGGGTCAGCTCGGCAGCGGTATCGCTGCGCTCGTCGCCGTCAATGACGGTCGTGCCAGCGTCGCCGTAGGCGTCACCGACGACCTCACGGGTGATGTGAGTGCGGTCGATCTTGTCCGTGCTGCGGTCGAAAAGCTCGGTGGCAAGGGTGGCGGTGGCCGTCCCGACATGGCGCAGGGCGGTGGGCCTGATGGCGATGCTGCAGACGACGCCCTGTCGGCGTTGAAGGACGCGCTCTCAAGCGTCAGCGCCTAA
- a CDS encoding NADP-dependent isocitrate dehydrogenase, with translation MEKIKVKNPIVELDGDEMTQIIWKWIRERLILPYLDIDLKYYDLSVTKRDETDDQITVDAANAIKEYGVGVKCATITPDEQRVEEFNLKKMWRSPNGTIRNILGGVVFREPIVIDNVPRLVPGWTDPIVVGRHAFGDQYRATDFLVPGPGTLTMKFVGEDGEVIEKEVHNFPSSGVAMGMYNHDDSIRDFARACMNYGLDRGWPVYLSTKNTILKAYDGRFKDLFQEVFDNEFADKFAEAGIEYQHRLIDDMVASALKWNGKFIWACKNYDGDVQSDTVAQGFGSLGLMTSVLMTPDGKTVEAEAAHGTVTRHYRQHQEGRATSTNPIASIFAWTRGLMYRGKFDDTPDVVRFAETLEDVIIKTVEGGQMTKDLAILIGPDQSWMTTEQFFEAIVTNFEERMKNWS, from the coding sequence ATGGAAAAGATCAAGGTCAAGAATCCGATCGTCGAACTCGATGGCGACGAGATGACCCAAATCATCTGGAAATGGATCCGCGAACGGCTGATCCTTCCCTATCTCGACATCGACCTCAAATATTACGACCTCAGCGTCACCAAGCGTGACGAAACGGACGACCAGATCACCGTGGACGCGGCCAATGCCATCAAGGAATATGGCGTCGGCGTGAAGTGCGCGACCATCACCCCTGATGAGCAGCGCGTCGAGGAATTCAACCTCAAGAAAATGTGGCGTTCGCCCAACGGCACGATCCGCAACATCCTTGGCGGCGTTGTCTTCCGCGAGCCCATCGTCATCGACAATGTCCCGCGCCTCGTGCCGGGCTGGACCGACCCGATCGTCGTCGGCCGTCACGCCTTTGGCGACCAGTATCGCGCCACCGACTTCCTCGTCCCGGGCCCCGGCACGCTGACCATGAAGTTCGTGGGCGAAGATGGCGAAGTGATCGAAAAGGAAGTTCACAACTTCCCGAGCAGCGGCGTCGCCATGGGCATGTACAACCATGACGATTCGATCCGCGACTTTGCCCGTGCCTGCATGAATTACGGCCTCGACCGTGGCTGGCCGGTCTACCTTTCGACAAAGAACACCATCCTCAAGGCCTATGACGGCCGCTTCAAGGACCTGTTCCAGGAAGTGTTCGACAATGAGTTCGCCGACAAGTTCGCCGAAGCCGGCATCGAATATCAGCACCGCCTGATCGACGACATGGTCGCGAGCGCGCTCAAGTGGAACGGCAAGTTCATCTGGGCCTGTAAGAATTATGACGGCGACGTCCAGTCTGACACGGTCGCACAGGGCTTCGGCTCGCTCGGCCTCATGACCTCGGTCCTGATGACGCCCGACGGCAAGACCGTCGAAGCCGAAGCCGCGCACGGCACCGTGACGCGCCACTATCGCCAGCATCAGGAAGGTCGTGCTACCTCGACCAACCCGATCGCATCGATCTTCGCCTGGACCCGCGGCCTCATGTATCGCGGCAAGTTCGACGACACGCCCGATGTGGTCCGCTTTGCCGAGACGCTCGAGGACGTCATCATCAAGACCGTCGAAGGCGGCCAGATGACCAAGGATCTCGCCATCCTCATCGGCCCCGACCAGAGCTGGATGACCACCGAGCAGTTCTTCGAAGCGATCGTGACCAACTTCGAAGAGCGCATGAAAAACTGGAGCTAA